GGTCCACTCTCAGCCTCAGTAGCATCGACCTGGATACGCACTTGACCATCATTGTGCTTCATAGCCTGCTGCTTGAGTGGCGTACCGTTGAGGCGCGCCTGCCAGCCTGAACCGCCAAGGCCGGTAACGCGCAAACAGAATTCCTGAACCTCGGCCTGCAGCCGATCGCCACAGCGCTGTAATTGCTCTACGCGCAATGGTTGCGCTGATAGTGCACTAAAGGGCACGGCCGCAGCCAACGCAACAACCAACCCACTCAGATATTTCTGCTTCATATTGCGCTCCATACGTACCGCCATTAAACGATCAGCAGCATATACGCCTTACCTGAAGCCAACATGAATTTCGCCAGATAGCGCAAATCATTTCAGCGTTGCTCCGGTTGCAATTACGCCAGTGACGAGCGCACTATTTTCAGGTAAATTTCGACACTCATAAGCCACCCTCAACAGGACCCCATGACTCTCCTGATAGCTTTTGCTGTCCTCTCCATTCTGGTTTCATTTATCTGTTCCATCCTTGAAGCTGCCCTGCTCTCGCTGACGCCTAGTTACATCGCCCATCAAAAGCTGGAAAAACCCAAGCTCTACGAACGTCTCAAGCATTTGAAAGACAACGTAGATCAACCACTTGCTGCCATTCTCACGCTCAATACCGTTGCCCACACCGTGGGTGCTACCGGCGTCGGTGCACAGGTGGCCATCGTCTTTGGCGACGGATACCTGGGTATCGCCTCGGCGGTGATGACGCTGCTGATTCTGGTATTGTCGGAAATTCTGCCGAAAACCATTGGTGCGCGATATTGGCGCCCGATTGCGCCGTTCCTGCCACCCTTGCTTCGCATCATGATTCTGCTACTCAAGCCGTTTATCATGCTGTCTGACGTGGTGATGAGAATGTTTGGCGGGAAGCCGCCCGAGCATGACATTCGCGAGGAGATCAAAGCCCTGGCCATGCTTGGACGTGAATTAGACAAGCTGGACGATGATGAGCAGCGAGTCATTAGCAATATTCTCGACCTGCATGATGTCAAGGTCAGAGACATCATGACCCCACGCATTGTCTGCGCCTCCGCGCTACCGGATGAAAGTATCGCCGATCTGAAGCTGCGCATTCGCGAAAGCCAGTTCTCGCGCTACCCGGTAGTCGCTGAAGACGAAGCGCCACTGGGCGTGGTGTTTCGTTACGATGCGCTGATGGCCGAAGATGACAGCCAGCCGGTATCCAGCATCATGAAGCCGATCAAGGTCACGCTGGAAACCACCAACGCAGAGAACCTGATGACCCAACTGATGCAGGAACGTCAGCATATGAGCCTGATCTACGATGAATTCGGCGGCTGGCAGGGCCTGGTCACGCTGGAGGACATCGTTGAGGCGATCATCGGCAAGCCGATCATGGACGAGACCGACGATATCCCCAACATGCGCCGATTCGCCCGGCGCCGCTGGGAGCATCGTCTGAAGGATGCCAGGACAAGCTGATCAATACCAAGCCAGGCCCGTGCCTGGCTTTCTTGATCGCTGGCTTTAACTAGATCAGCCACTGCACCAGCAACCCTGCCAGCGCACATAATCCCAGCGTCTTCATCACCGAGAGCTTCAAGCCGAACAGCGCCAGCGCAGCGCCCAGGGCGATCAGCGCCGAAGGCCAGTCCAGCGCACCGTCAAAACCCTCTGGCCAGAGCACGTGGTAACCGAAAAACAACGCGAGATTAACGATCACGCCAACGACCGCAGCGGTGACACCGGTCAGCGGGGCAGTAAAGCCCAACTGCCCATGGGTAGACTCGACCAACGGGCCACCACCGAGAATGAACAGAAAAGACGGCAAAAAGGTAAACCAGGTAACCAGCATCGCCGCCACAGCCCCGGCGAGAAATGCCTGATCAGGCCCAAACACCTGCAACACATAGGCGCCGATGAAGGCCACAAAGGCTACGACCATGATCAACGGACCCGGCGTGGTTTCACCCAGCGCCAGGCCATCGATCATATGCCCAGGGGTTACCCAGCCGAAGTCGCTGACGGCTCCCTGGTACACGTAGGGCAGCACCGCGTAAGCGCCTCCGAAAGTCAACAACGCGGCCTTGGTAAAAAACCAGCCCATCTGCGTCAAAGTACCGTCCCAACCAAACAGCCAATACAGCGCCAGCATGGGCACCAGCCAGAGAGCGGCGCCTACCATAAGCAACCGCCCCAGGCGCGGCCAGGCAAATC
This genomic stretch from Halopseudomonas pelagia harbors:
- a CDS encoding hemolysin family protein; the encoded protein is MTLLIAFAVLSILVSFICSILEAALLSLTPSYIAHQKLEKPKLYERLKHLKDNVDQPLAAILTLNTVAHTVGATGVGAQVAIVFGDGYLGIASAVMTLLILVLSEILPKTIGARYWRPIAPFLPPLLRIMILLLKPFIMLSDVVMRMFGGKPPEHDIREEIKALAMLGRELDKLDDDEQRVISNILDLHDVKVRDIMTPRIVCASALPDESIADLKLRIRESQFSRYPVVAEDEAPLGVVFRYDALMAEDDSQPVSSIMKPIKVTLETTNAENLMTQLMQERQHMSLIYDEFGGWQGLVTLEDIVEAIIGKPIMDETDDIPNMRRFARRRWEHRLKDARTS
- the chrA gene encoding chromate efflux transporter, whose product is MDKQPPAGSPDNTPAIADASFFQALLFWLKLGFISFGGPAGQIAIMHQELVEKRRWISERRFLHALNYCMLLPGPEAQQLAIYIGWLLHRTWGGVVAGVLFVLPSLLILIALAWVYIAYGEVPLIAGIFYGIKPAVTAIVFQAAWRIGGKVLKNKWLWAIALSAFVGIFFFNVPFPFIVLGAGLAGYLGGRFVPRYFQPGGGHGSEQKSYGPALIDDDTPTPEHARFAWPRLGRLLMVGAALWLVPMLALYWLFGWDGTLTQMGWFFTKAALLTFGGAYAVLPYVYQGAVSDFGWVTPGHMIDGLALGETTPGPLIMVVAFVAFIGAYVLQVFGPDQAFLAGAVAAMLVTWFTFLPSFLFILGGGPLVESTHGQLGFTAPLTGVTAAVVGVIVNLALFFGYHVLWPEGFDGALDWPSALIALGAALALFGLKLSVMKTLGLCALAGLLVQWLI